In Cololabis saira isolate AMF1-May2022 chromosome 10, fColSai1.1, whole genome shotgun sequence, a single window of DNA contains:
- the gbx1 gene encoding homeobox protein GBX-1, protein MQRPGGQGTAFSIDSLIGTPQPRPGHLLYTGYPMFMPYRPLVIPQALSHGPLSSGIPPLAPLASFAGRLTNTFCASLGQGVPSMVALTTTMPSFSDPPDSFYPPQELPGPRLSAAEPGARRQESPLSDELHGRDKSSELLNFSETFQTISGETKLYSSDDEKLDLKSADTACSDREDSSADSENESFSDGNNCLSQKGKLKSGSQDALPAGASAGKSRRRRTAFTSEQLLELEKEFHCKKYLSLTERSQIAHALKLSEVQVKIWFQNRRAKWKRIKAGNVNNRSGEPVRNPKIVVPIPVHVNRFAVRSQHQQIEQGTRP, encoded by the exons ATGCAGAGACCAGGCGGTCAGGGGACCGCGTTTTCCATCGACTCCCTGATCGGGACGCCTCAGCCCCGGCCGGGCCACCTGCTGTACACCGGCTACCCCATGTTCATGCCGTACAGACCGCTGGTCATCCCGCAGGCGCTGTCCCACGGCCCGCTGTCCTCCGGGATACCTCCGCTCGCACCGCTGGCCTCGTTCGCCGGACGGCTCACCAACACTTTCTGCGCCAGTTTGGGCCAGGGGGTGCCGTCCATGGTGGCGCTCACCACCACCATGCCAAGTTTCTCGGACCCCCCGGACAGTTTCTACCCGCCCCAGGAGCTGCCCGGCCCGCGCCTGAGCGCGGCCGAGCCCGGGGCGAGGAGGCAGGAGAGCCCGCTCTCCGACGAGCTGCACGGCCGGGACAAGAGCTCCGAGCTGCTCAACTTCTCCGAAACTTTCCAAACCATATCAG GTGAGACCAAACTGTACAGTTCAGACGACGAGAAGCTGGATCTAAAATCCGCGGACACGGCCTGCAGTGACCGGGAGGACAGCTCCGCGGACAGCGAGAACGAGAGCTTCTCGGACGGGAACAACTGCCTGTCCCAGAAGGGCAAACTAAAGAGCGGCTCGCAGGACGCGCTGCCGGCCGGCGCCTCTGCGGGCAAGAGCCGCAGGAGACGGACAGCTTTTACCAGCGAGCAGCTGCTGGAACTTGAAAAGGAGTTTCACTGTAAAAAGTACCTTTCTCTGACTGAACGCTCGCAGATCGCCCATGCGCTCAAGCTGAGCGAGGTGCAGGTGAAGATCTGGTTTCAGAACCGCAGGGCCAAGTGGAAACGGATCAAAGCTGGCAACGTCAACAACCGGTCGGGAGAACCGGTGAGAAACCCCAAAATCGTGGTGCCCATCCCCGTACACGTCAACAGGTTCGCTGTCAGGAGTCAGCACCAACAAATAGAGCAGGGGACCAGACCATGA
- the asb10 gene encoding ankyrin repeat and SOCS box protein 10: protein MSQSSFVFTATALRSLELDKDMLERYKYKTQRASYHVSSYLLKKEAMNRAPLRSSIARKPAICQDVVIQNALYTGDLEAMQRLFPRGSTTNLVIEPQGGEMRWVTRGEGLWSLTYEQELTTPLHITAGRGFEDCLSLLLQRGANVDLAPGGTTALHESCENCQPECTKLLLLHGANASAVSEEGLMPLHVCTSPESLECAKYLLQYGAPINGCSVDEVDTPLHVAARNGLPDHTELYLRYGAAVNKQNCEGFTPLNAACAQPQEKQDLGRYFKVCQMLLGAGANIHTVDQDRHAPLHMACKNVNPDIVDLLLANGAYVNDMDYGGEAPMHNILKVVCYKISHQPERIVRALLNHGSIRVWPGALPKVLKHCSQSPRTIEVLLNAYSCLKVTDTWVESVPAEMLKEHKEFYESVFCLERTPRSLQHFARCRLRNFLEGRLTEVVPKLDVPTFIKNYLLLDYRGYIH, encoded by the exons ATGTCCCAAAGCAGCTTTGTCTTCACAGCCACAGCTTTGCGTTCTCTTGAACTTGAcaaggacatgctggagaggtACAAATACAAGACACAGCGTGCCTCCTATCATGTCAGTAGCTATTTGCTGAAGAAGGAAGCCATGAACAGAGCACCACTGAGGTCCAGCATTGCCCGGAAACCAGCTATCTGTCAAGATGTGGTCATCCAAAATGCTTTGTATACAGGAGACCTTGAAGCTATGCAGCGCCTTTTTCCTAGAGGATCCACAACAAACCTTGTTATTGAGCCGCAAGGAGGGGAAATGCGCTGGGTTACCCGAGGGGAAG GACTATGGTCGCTGACTTACGAGCAAGAGCTGACGACGCCACTTCACATCACAGCTGGGCGAGGTTTTGAAGATTGTCTGAGTCTCCTGCTGCAACGTGGAGCAAATGTAGACCTAGCACCCGGTGGCACCACTGCCCTCCACGAGTCCTGTGAGAACTGCCAGCCAGAGTGTaccaagctgctgctgctccacggTGCAAATGCCAGTGCTGTGTCAGAAGAAGGTCTCATGCCTTTGCATGTTTGCACAAGCCCTGAATCCCTGGA ATGTGCCAAATATCTTCTCCAGTATGGGGCTCCAATCAACGGCTGCAGTGTGGATGAAGTTGACACTCCCTTACATGTTGCAGCCCGGAACGGCCTCCCAGACCACACCGAGCTCTATCTGCGTTATGGAGCTGCTGTGAACAAACAAAACTGTGAGGGCTTCACGCCCCTGAATGCAGCTTGTGCGCAACCTCAGGAGAAGCAGGACCTTGGGCGTTACTTCAAGGTGTGCCAGATGTTGCTGGGGGCAGGGGCAAACATCCATACTGTCGACCAGGACAGACATGCACCTTTGCACATGGCCTGCAAGAACGTAAATCCAGATATAGTGGATCTGCTGCTGGCTAATGGTGCGTATGTTAACGACATGGACTACGGTGGTGAAGCTCCCATGCACAACATCCTGAAGGTAGTCTGCTACAAGATTTCCCACCAACCCGAGAGGATTGTCCGTGCTCTGCTAAACCACGGCTCAATTCGAGTGTGGCCAGGCGCTCTTCCCAAG GTTTTGAAGCACTGCTCACAATCTCCTCGCACCATCGAGGTTCTCCTGAATGCCTACAGTTGCCTCAAAGTCACGGACACCTGGGTTGAGTCTGTGCCTGCAGAGATGTTAAAG GAGCACAAAGAATTCTATGAGTCAGTGTTTTGTCTGGAAAGGACTCCGCGCTCCTTGCAACATTTTGCACGCTGCCGTCTCAGGAACTTCCTGGAGGGCCGGCTGACCGAAGTGGTCCCAAAACTCGATGTCCCCACCTTCATCAAGAACTACCTGCTCCTGGACTACAGAGGATATATCCATTAG